tagtgccctctaagctcatcactaagctaaggaccctgggactaaacacctccctctgaaactggatcctggacttcttgacgggccgccccgaggtggtgagggtaggcaacaacacatctgccacgctgatcctcaacatgggggcccctcaggggtgagtgcttagtcccatcctgtactccctgttcacccatgactgcatggccatgcacgactccaacaccatcattaagtttgctgaagacaacagtgttaggcctgatcCCCGACAACGATGAGATAGTGAGGTCCGGAAGGCGGTAGACTAAAACTCAAACCTGGTTACAGCCCTGCTAGCAATGTCATGATTGTGGGTTTGATTTATTATTGGGCCTAACAACCCTCCACTAGTACATTCTCTGGCCTAGTGGAAACCAAATCGAGGCCGCGGTTTCAACAGAATGCTCCTTTATCTGACCTAAAGGTTACTTTCAAATTTGCTTCCACCAATCACAACAGTAACATTATAATCCTTCCGTAAACACCTTCCAGTTACCTGCCAGTCCTCCAGACACCCATACAGTACAGGGATGAGGTGATGACCTCCCTTCAGGGGATAGCCAGCGACGGAACAACGCATAGGGGATGAAGTACAGCGTGTACCCAGGGACGTCTCTCAGGACCATGGCCGCGGCTCCTCTGTAAAGCCCCCGGATCCCCTCGGTCCGCAGTATGGAGCTGATGCAGTGGATGGGCCCTCTGTAGGTCGGCTGGCCCTGGAGAGTCACGGAGCGCACGGCGACGTTACCGTTCACGTTTCCGGTCGTCCCGGCGAGGTCCAGGTTCTCTAAAATACACAAGGATTCAAAACAATGATTAGATTCTACTTCCCTTTATTGATCACTCATGCAGGAAGACAATCCAAACTATGGGTcaaccttttatttattttttacctttttactaggcaagtcagttaagaacaaattcctattttcaatgacggcctaggggcagaacgacagatttgtaccttgtcagctcggggggtttgaacttgcaaccttgcggttactagtccaacgctctaaccactaggctaccctgtcaccccttAGGGGGAAGGAGGCTTTAACTATATACCAGAACAACAGGTGATGGTCAACATTTAACCCATCTATTATGCCCTATATTGTAGGCACCATAAAGATCGATGGGGCAACACACATGGACGCGTGGTACTTCGCCATATACAAAAAAAGGTGCAGCAGTTTCCGTCTTCAAAACAGTGACTGACAGGTGATTTATAACGCCTTTTAGTTTTATCAACCTTTAAGTGAGCTGGTTACAATCCACGGGATTTATCATCTCAAGCTAGCTCGTCTGAGTTGCTTGCTGTGTGAAATATGAATGGCTTGTTGGAAAACTAAAACTGAATCAGAATAGGCAAAATAATCGTTTTCCCTGGTTCGTTGAATTGTCAATTTATTCTGTTCTGTTCAAATCTAGACCTCTGAGTAAAGTTCCACTAAAATGAGCTGTCTAAACCCATGGGAACTATAGGCGCTGTACCTGCTAGAATGGTCTGAAGGGTAGTTGTACTAAAGGAAATACCTTCTAGAATGGTCTGAAGGATAGTTGTACTAAAGGAAATACCTTCTAGAATGGTCTGAAGGATAGTTGTACTAAAGGAAATACCTGCTAGAATGGTCTGAAGGGTAGTTGTACTAAAGGAAATACCTTTTAGAATGGTCTGAAGGGTAGTTGTACTAAAGGAAATACCTTCTAGAATGGTCTGAAGGGTAGTTGTACTAAAGGAAATACCTTTTAGAATGGTCTGAAGGGTAGTTGTACTAAAGGAAATACCTTCTAGAATGGTCTGAAGGGTAGTTGTACTAAAGGAAATACCTTCTAGAATGGTCTGAAGGGTAGTTGTACTAAAGGAAATACCTTCTAGAATGGTCTGAAGGGTAGTTGTACTAAAGGAAATACCTTCTAGAATGGTCTGAAGGGTAGTTGTACTAAAGGAAATACCTTCTAGAATGGTCTGAAGGGTAGTTGTACTAAAGGAAATACCTTCTAGAATGGTCTGAAGGGTAGTTGTACTAAAGGAAATACCTTCTAGAATGGTCTGAAGGGTAGTTGTACTAAAGGAAATACCTTCTAGAATGGTCTGAAGGGTAGTTGTACTAAAGGAAATACCTTCTAGAATGGTCTGAAGGGTAGTTGTACTAAAGGAAATACCTGTAGAATGTTATATAATGTTGCATTGGGCTTTGACTTTACCTGCTAGACAGGGCAGAGTCTGCATCTGCAGTCTTATCTTAACTAAGTCGACCGGAGCTCCGAGTCCCACTGACATCAGACCTGTCAACATGCTGGCCAGGGTCATGTCCAGCATACCACACGACTGTCTCTCGTCACCATGGCGGAACTTGCTTATAACCCTCTGTGTGTTGTTGAAGAATCCAAACACCACTGAGTTATACACGGTGATGCTGGCCAGTGGGAAGGAGAGACCCTTGAAGAAGCCAGCGATCTAGGTGGAAGAAAAATTAGAGGTTTTATGGAACAATTTGTTTTGCAGAAGGCCTGGGTCCCAGTATACCACGTGGCCTTTGGCAGCTTTAAGCATTCTCTTTCTCCCAGAGCGCCCTCCGCTTCTTTCCAGgtttttctccccccccccccagtacagAGGGAGTATTCACAGCAAGGCACAATCATTTTTTATAAAACAAAAGCACAGTTGCTTCAAAAGTCAAATTTTTTCCATTCCAGAACTGTCACAGCTAGGCCTAAAGTATAATCTACAGGTGAGAGTGTGAGTTGAATATAGGATATTATTAATGAACTTTTACAGTAGTTGTCGAGGCTGACACTTATGTCCATGTTCTAACGGAAACCATACTCATACAACGACGACAAATGGTTTCTCATGCCAAATATTATCCCATGGCTTTATCTGGGTTCCATTCCCTTTGAGACCACACACAAAATGTCCATGTTCGCATGACTGAAAATTGCTTTGAATaagaaagtgtctgctaaatggcctaTATTTCATTTAGACTACAAGAGTAGTGACAAATCAAATAATATGAGTCACATGtgcctgaatacaacaggtgtaggtcgGTAGACctttacagggaaatgcttacttacaagcccctaaccaacaatgtagtaaAAACAAAATAATACGAATAAGAAATATAAGTAACAACTAGTTAATCACTAACCGTTTCCTTTCTGTAGATTTGGAGGACACAGTGAAGGGTGTTTTTGTATCCTTGCCCAGCTTGTAAACGAGTCTGTTGGGTAGAATCATAGAATGGGATATGATAAGACCCTCAACATTCCTCCTACATCAAACAACGGCCTACACAATCTACAGCATGTAGGCTAGGTGATGCGTGCTAACAGGTTTTAATGTTACTGCAGGCCTATAGCCCTCTAAATGGTAACTGTGTATGTACAGATACAGTAATATTGCatgtttggtaaaaaaaaaacaaggttTGACATTAAGGGTTGATCTATTGCCTAGAGCAAGTGGACTGAACAGTTATGCAAATTGAGCCTGCTCGGAGGTTACCCCCCACTgggcattaaaaaaaaaatctagatcttttttttttactggcAGCAACGAAACTGCAGGCATTGATCTGCCTGGTTCTCCTCCATAGTTTAAATGAAAGAGACAATGTAAGGCATTTGTGTGTGCTTTTCAGACCTTAATGTCAATCCCTGATTTAAACCCACAgtaggttggtggcaccttaattgggaagaTGGGctggtggtaatggctggagtggaatgttatcaaacacatggtctccatggtttccaggtgtttgattccattccaatTGTgttgttccagccattattatgggCCTTCCTcaactcagcagcctccactgtttaAACCTCATCGGACAGTTTCCTgtacacagattaagcctaaacCTGAACTTAAGCTCAAGCTAAACAGAGAATGTCCTTTCAGTTCAAGGCTCGGCTTGATcagtgtctgggaaaccagtccTTTATGTGTTGAACTGTGTCCTCATGTACCTTGACTGTGTCCAGAGGATGACCCACAATAACACTGGAAGCTCCTATTGGAAAAACAGATGGAAACCACATTTAGAGGAGTGAGAAGGGATAGATAGgggtgaaagagaggggggggagacagtgaaagagagcgggggagagtcagtgagagtgaaagagagagcgggggagagtcagtgagagtgaaagagagaggggggagagtcagtgagagtgaaagagagaggggagagagagagagtgaaagagagaggggggagagtcagtgagagtgaaagagagaggggaggagagagagtgaaagagagagggggagagacagtgagagtgaaagagagtggggggagagacagtgagagtgaaagagagaggggggagagagagtgaaagagagaggggggagagtgaaagagagagggggagagacagtgagagtgaaagagagtggggggagagacagtgagagtgaaagagagagggggagagagagtgaaagagagagggggagagtcagtgagagtgaaagagagaggggggagagtcagtgagagtgaaagagaggggggagagacagtgagagtgaaagagagtggggggagagacagtgaaagagagtgggggagagagaggaaagagagtggggggagagacagtgaaagagagagggggagagtcagtgagagtgaaagagagagggggagagtcagtgagagtgaaagagagagtggggggagagagagtgaaagagagaggggggagagtcagtgagagtgaaagagagggggggagagacagtgaaagagagagggggagagacagtgagagtgaaagagagtggggggagagacagtgaaagagagtggggggagagaagtgaaagagagtggggggagagacagtgaaagagagcgggggagagagagagtgaaagagagaggggagagagagtgagggtgaaagagagagggggagagacagtgaaagagagcggggagagagagtgagggtgaaagagagagggggagagacagtgaaagagagcgggggagagagagggtgaaagagagagggggagagagagagggtgaaagagagcggggggagagacagtgaaagagagcgggggagagagagtgagggtgaaagagagagggggagagacagtgaaagagagcggggagagagagtgagggtgaaagagagagggggagagacagtgaaagagagcgggggagagagagggtgaaagagagaggggagagagagtgagggtgaaagagagagggggagagacagtgaaagagagcggggagagagagtgagggtgaaagagagagggggagagacagtgaaagagagcggggggagagagagtgagggtgaaagagagcgggggagagagacagtgaaagagagaggggagagagacagtgaaagagagagggggagagagacagtgaaagagagagggggagagagacagtgaaagagagagggggagagagacagtgaaagagagagggggagagagacagtgaaagagagagggggagagagacagtgaaagagagcgggggagagagacagtgaaagagagcgggggagagagagtgagggtgaaagagagagggggagagacagtgaaagagagagggggagagagagtgagggtgaaagagagagggggagagacagtgaaagagagcgggggagagagagtgagggtgaaagagagagggggagagacagtgaaagagagagggggagagagacagtgaaagagagcgggggagagagagtgagggtgaaagagagagggggagagacagtgaaagagagagggggagagagagtgagggtgaaagagagagggggagagacagtgaaagagagcgggggagagagacagtgaaagagagcgggggagagagagtgagggtgaaagagagaggggggagagacagtgaaagagagcgggggagagacagtgaaagaaagtgcgggagagagagtgaaagagagcggtgggagagagagtgagggtgaaagagagaaacacacacagaaccgaagaaaattaacattgacaaatggtttgatgaagaacgcaaaaacctaagaaagaaattgagaaacctatccaacccagaaaatgccttcactatggtcactaaaacaatacagaaatatgtTATGGAAAAAGatggaacagcacgtcagaaatcagctcaatgtaaccacttctgggaaaattggaaaacactaaacgaacaacaacacgaagagttatctatccaaaatggagatgtattgaTAAACCACTTTGGCCctttaacaaagaacaaacagcaaaaacatttacatgatcaaatacacatctcagaatcaactattaaagacgtccagaacccactggattctctaattacattgaatgagctacaggacaaaatacaaaccctccaacccaaaaaagcctgtggtgttgatggtatcctcaatgaaatgatcaaatatacagacaacaaattccaattggctatacttaaactctttagcatcatccttagctctggcatcttctccaatatttggaaccaaggactgatcaccccaatccacaaaagtggagacaaatttgacccgaataactaccgtgggatatacatcaacagtaaccttgggaaaatcctctgcattatcattaacagcagacttgtacatttcttcagtgaaaacaatgtactgaccAAATGTCAATTtgactttttaccaaattaccgtatgacagaccacgtattcaccctgcacaccctaattaacaaacaaacaaaccaagacaaaggcaaagtcttgtcattatttgttgatttcaaaaaagcctttgactcaatttggcatgagggtctgcaatacaaactgatggaaagtggtgttggggaaaaaacatacaacattataaaatccatgtacacaaacaacaagtgtgcggttaaaattggcaaaaacaccAAATAAGGCATGCAGAGCAAAATTAGGCTgataatgatcaaaatccagaacagccgttaaattctacaaccacctaaatggaagcgattcccaaacgtTCAATatcaaagccatcacctacagaaagATGAACCTGGaaaagtcccctaagcaagctggtcctggagctctgttcacaaacacaaacaccccaggacagcaacacaattagacccaaccgaatcatgagaaaacaaaaagataattacttgccACATTTGAAACAATAAACAATAGAATTGAGCAAATTAGATTGCCGTTTTAGCACTAaatagagagtacacagtggcagaatacttgaccactgtaactgacccaaacttaaggaaagcttagactatgtacagactcggtgagcatagccttgctattgagaaaggccaccaaaggcagacctgactctcaagagaagacaggatatgtgctcactgcccacaaaatgaggtggaaactaagctgcacttcctaacatcctgccaaatgtatgaccatattagagacgcaTATatctctcagattacacagatacacaaagaatttgaaaacaaacccaattttgatgaaCACCCATTGCTACTGGGGGAAATGCCAcaatgtgccatcacagcagcaagatgtgtgacctcttgccacaagggcaaccagtgaagaacaaacaccattgtaaatacaacctatatttatgtttatttattttccctttttaaCTTCAACAATTtccacataatatgacatttgaaatgtctttatacttttgtgagtgtaatgtttactgttaattcatatggtttattatctattttacttgctttggcaatgttaacatatgtttcccaagccaataaagcccctaaattgaaattgaattgaaagaaaGCATGCAGGACATTCTACGCAATTAAAAAGCTAATTAAAATCAAAATACTTATTAAAATAGCCTAAATCGAATTTaaatgtgtcattgaaccaattgcacttcaTGGCAGTGAatgtgtggggtccacttgcaaaacaagattttaCCCTacgggacaaacaccccattgaaaccctgcatgcagagttctatAAGagtctcctacatgtccagaggacaACTACAAACAAtacatgcagggcagaattaggccaatatccactaatggTTGTTGCTcatacatatatttatttattttattccattcctttacttagatttgtgtgtattaggtatttgttgtggaattgttagattacatgttagatattgctgcactgtcagaactagaagcacaagcatttcgcaataacatctgctaaccatgtgtatttgaccaatacaatttgatttgataataagAAAAACTCAAAATAGAGCAATTACATTTTGGAAACATCTCAAATACAGTGAcaccctctcatatcattaccaagccctgcaatgccaagagctgagcaaagaaaagagtcccctcatccagctggtcctggggctgagttcacaaatcTGTTCTATTAACACACTGAAgtctcaggaccagaacatcgaatcaatcagaataaaataCAACAGTCAAAACACAACTATATTACCTATTGGGAAACATAAGCAGAAATAAAAATGCAGCGCTATAtcgccctaaatcgacagtacaccgtggcAAACTATTTGACCaaggttactgatcaaaaccgtaggaaaaccttgacaaagtacaggctcagcgACTACAGCCATGCACCACAGCTGATCCTGTGACAGAACTGCATTTCCTAACAAAATTTCAAAAATATAGAACAATGAGTGTAATTACCCCAAATGTAAAACCCTTATTCAaagtttcaaagacctctctgatgacaacaggctacccgtcctgttgggggaggacgcagagagctgtgggttggcagcacactacattgctgcctgccataaaacgagggacagtgtctgacagaccaaccaacctgCCTGCACATGTCCTTGATGTTATTGTCGATTGTATGGTTATTTTAACCCTTGAATATTGTTGTTACTGATTGTCCCGTTGAcagtattgattattattattattattatgttaataTCGCAAATGTATCACTTAATCGCCAAAGTACGCTTTGGCAAGATGtccattgttacgtcatgccaataaggCAAATTGAATTGAAAgcgagtgagatagagggagagataataACAACATAATGTTGTTTTAGTGACACACTGCCTAGAACATCCAACCCTCCTCAGACAATACAACTATAGTACCACAGATTTCAGCGAAGTACGGAGAGAACTGGGAGAATCATGTCCCGCC
Above is a genomic segment from Oncorhynchus gorbuscha isolate QuinsamMale2020 ecotype Even-year linkage group LG23, OgorEven_v1.0, whole genome shotgun sequence containing:
- the slc25a48 gene encoding solute carrier family 25 member 48 isoform X2, translating into MNCFHLDDFLAGWIGGASSVIVGHPLDTVKTRLQAGQGYKNTLHCVLQIYRKETIAGFFKGLSFPLASITVYNSVVFGFFNNTQRVISKFRHGDERQSCGMLDMTLASMLTGLMSVGLGAPVDLVKIRLQMQTLPCLAENLDLAGTTGNVNGNVAVRSVTLQGQPTYRGPIHCISSILRTEGIRGLYRGAAAMVLRDVPGYTLYFIPYALFRRWLSPEGRSSPHPCTVWVSGGLAGSISWVTATPADVVKSRLQADALHARKYRGIVHCVVQSYKTEGIHVFFRGASVNAIRGFPMSATMFLGYELSLQFFRGL